The genomic stretch GTTATATCCTGCTGGggtcactgaacggttcagtcaactaggggttagtcacttgcgggtagcttgtgcagggttcttGATTCAATGGAGGTTATATCTCACGAAGAACACTGAACGGTTCGTTGTCCAtatggttagtcacaacagtttgTTATGCATGATGGATAGTCACAgcggaggatcgtgcagttgtaatcatgatttggttatagtggattaagacctctgttgagaggaaaatcacttgaagaaggtggactggaggtagccttagttacaaggtgaactaggataaatatggatgtgtcttttactttctgcacatgtCATTTTAACGCAGAACTTCCAAGATTTAATCTCCAGAACTGCACTGAGCAGTCAGAAGTTTTGATatcctttagaagttaaaatgaacatcttattggttatgtagttctacatcTTCATGCTTCTGCAACATTAAAACATAATCCAATAAATGATTaagtgaaagaaaagacgttaaagaaaaaacaaagagaattttaattgataaagaacacaattcaatcccccctttcttgtgtttttctccaccttcaaatgATTGTATTTTCATTAAGTTTTAGAAAAGATTATGATATAAGTATATGAGCTTTTTGTGTAACAGATATGAATCCTTCAATGTTGAGTTTTTTTGAACAACATGTAACTTTTTCTATAAAAGTTTATCAAACTAAATTATTTATTGCAACTGTATATGTAAGAAACTCCCATGTGATTCGAAGACAATTAGGGAATGAGCTTATCAATCTTGAACATATCAATATTGGCTCTCGGTGCATGATAGATGATTTCAATGCAGGTATTGATTCTCATGAGAAATTTAGTAGATGTCCTCCAAACAAACCTTTTAATGATGAGTTTCTTAGTTGGACAAATCATAATGAACTTATGCATCTTGATACTGTTGGTAGCTATTACACTTGGAACAATGGGAGAAAAAGTGATGCTTACTCTTTTGTTAGGCTTGACATAGATATTTGAAATCAGAATTGTCTAGATAATTGAAACATTGTCAATTGCTCCACTTTGATCAATAATTACTCAGATCATTACCATATTCTTCTCCATTTTGACAAAGGTTGGTTTAATTCAGCTAGATAATTCAAACTTCTGAAGTCTTGGACTCTAGATGATAGTTGTAGACAATTGATTATTGATGCTTAGAATACGGGTGCCGCTCGTTATCTTATGTTTATTTTATCCGCTAAGTTGATATCTCTTATAATTTAGTAAATGGAACAAAGAGAcatttggaaaaaatatatattaaagccACTCAAGCTACTAAAGAAGTTAGCAATGCacaaataattattaatgatgcatgttaCAACAATGATATTGGTATATGTTAGGGACATATGTGATCACATCGGTGAATTAATTCTTTGAACAAGATTGGATCCTTCCTAATCTCGATTTAATCAATATAAATTAGATACCTAAGAAGTACAGAGTAGATACCTAAGCAGTACTTCTGCAGTAAGTGAGGCAAATAGAATCTACAACTaccattattataaataataataataataataataataataataataataataataatgtattcaattaatattatcaaaaagcctccaaatgaaaattattattaaaaaaaatatttaagacctagagtatatatatatatatatatatatatatatatatatatacatacatacacacACCTTAGCTATTAAAAGtgtttctataaaaaaatatttttcttatttacatCATAAATTCTACGTCAATCACACTTACAATAATAATTTTATCTTCATAATAGAAATTaggtaattattttttttctttaagtttgtatttattattttgtatcatattttttagttatttatattGTATAAGGCCTTTGTGATTCATCATGAGAATGATAGAAATGAAGTGTAGAATGGAAGATTTTGAAGTTCTAATTCATATCTCTTTAAAGAATGTTTATATTGAAATTAAGATCAAGCCATTGAcaacttaatataaaattgatataTGAGACAACAACTATAATTACTTACATTTTTGTCTTTTCTATTGCaaccataataatttattttatgttttttttaatttataaacattttaaataaaaataaatccttaaattattttaaatcctttaaattttatttttgcataTTATTTTCCCTCTCTCTTCTcctattcacaaaaataaaaactacGTCAAATAAACAAGGAGATGTTGTTGAGTTATTTTCGTACGTGCATGCTTGCATGTCATATTAAAGACCCCACGAAATTCCGAGGAGTTTGGTAAACCACAAAAAGCCAAACAAAGTTTAACTAACAAAACAAAGGGCGAGGAACATGAAATAGCAAACACGTGGTATCAATGGTTACTCCAACAGCCTATAATACCAAGAAACCATAGTCTTTGGTTTCTATCATCCTTTTTTGTGTAGCAAATTTCATTGCTTCAtcatctctatatattcttttctgtTTTTTCCTTATTCTCTCCATTTCTCTCTACCTGTTGTTTTATGGGTGGGTAGAGACGTGGAGAGATAGAAAAatcttaataaaaatttattaaataaataaataaattttagctTATTTTCTTTCATCATGACTTCAGATATTTCATTCGAGGATCTGAAGAACGAGAATGTTGACCTTGTAAGCAATATAAATAGTATTCTGGATTTTGTTTGATATATATCATTTGGTTTGTTTATGATGAATGACATCAAGTTGTTGTTGCATGTGTAGGAAAACATTCCAATTGATGAAGTTTTTCAGCAGCTAAAATGTACAAAAGAGGGTCTCTCGTCCGAGGAAGGAGAGAAGAGGCTCCAGATTTTCGGACCAAACAAACTAGAGGAGAAAACAGAAAGCAAACTCCTCAAGTTTTTAGGTTTTATGTGGAATCCATTATCATGGGTTATGGAGGCAGCTGCTATCATGGCCATTGTATTGGCCAATGGAGGGGTATGTATGCCAttcattatttacaaatgtttcgTATCGATACCTCTAAAAAAAATTACGTGTGTATGTGTCTGTGTCCGACAGCAACACTTGTGATCATGTTTAATTTATTCTCGGATAATGACTTGTATGCATAACAGGGAAAGCCACCGGATTGGCAAGATTTCATTGGTATTGTGGTGTTGCTTGTCATTAACTCAACCATTAGTTTCATTGAGGAAAACAATGCGGGAAATGCTGCAGCTGCTTTGATGGCTGGTCTTGCCCCCAAAACCAAGGTAACATTTGCTTATCATGAGTTTCATTGACGAAAACAATACTGGAAATGCTGTGTCTCAAACTCACCGAATTTTAATTTTGTAGATCTTGAGAGATGGAAAATGGAGTGAGCAAGAAGCTGAAATTTTGGTACCAGGAGATATCATCAGTATCAAGTTGGGTGACATTGTCCCAGCCGATGCCCGTCTCTTGGAAGGAGATCCCTTAAAGATTGACCAGTCTGCCCTCACTGGCGAGTCTTTGCCGGTAACAAGGATGCCTGGGCAAGAGGTCTTCTCTGGCTCAACTTGCAAACAAGGTGAAATTGAGGGTATTGTCATTGCCACTGGTGTACACACCTTCTTTGGTAAAGCTGCACACCTTGTTGACAGCACCAACAATGTTGGTCACTTTCAAAAGGTacatacatatatgtgatgatatCTTTTAATGTGTGTCCGGTGTCAGACACGGACCAATTTATATGACATCGATACATATGATTACATTCAGTTAatctattttctcaaattattatgGATGTGTCAATGTCATGTCCGGTTTTTCGTGTCATATGATCCAAATATAGACTAATCTATGAATACTAATTTGATTGCTTTGCGCGTCAGGTGTTGACATCCATTGGTAACTTCTGTATCTGCTCAATTGGTGTGGGAATGATTATTGAGCTCCTTGTGATGTACCCAATCCAGAATAGAGCTTACAGAGATGGTATTGACAACTTGTTGGTGCTTCTCATTGGAGGTATCCCAATTGCCATGCCAACTGTCTTGTCTGTGACCATGGCTATTGGATCTCACCGCCTTTCTCAGCAAGGAGCTATCACCAAGAGAATGACAGCCATTGAAGAAATGGCAGGAATGGATGTTCTCTGCAGTGACAAAACTGGAACTCTCACTCTTAACAAGCTTTCCGTGGACAAGAACTTGATTGAGGTTTGTGACTCGCGTAAAAGATAATATCGACAAACAAGAACTTACATAATTGTTTATCAATGCAGGTTTTTCCAGCTAACATGGACAAGGACAGTGTTGTCCTATATGCTGCAAGAGCTTCAAGAATTGAAAACCAGGATGCCATTGATGCGTCAATTGTGAATATGTTGGGTGATCCCAAGGAGGTACTTGTTATTTATTATGATTTACATTCTTGTATGAAATATCATTGTAATTGGCTTATTACTATGACATGTTAGGCGAGAGCGGGAATTACCGAGGTGCATTTCTTGCCCTTTAATCCTGTGGACAAGCGCACAGCTATTACCTTCATCGACCAAAATGGGAACTGGCACAGAAGCAGCAAAGGTGCTCCTGAGCAAGTAAGCGAATGGATCAAATGTCCTGATTATAGCATTCAAATtattccttgaaaaataataacataacagTGCATATCATAATATATTTAACTACTTATTTATATGTATCAGATTATTGAGCTCTGTGAACTTAAGGGAGAGACTTTGAAAAGGGCACACAAAACCATCGATGGGTATGCTGAGCGTGGGCTACGTTCCTTGGCTGTTGGTTTCCAGGTGAATAAAGAGTCTAAATATGACTGGTTGTGATTCTATTTCTAAGCATAATTAATAAATTTTCCAACAAATGCACAtgattacctttttctttttgcAGACTGTTTCAGAAAAGACCAAGGAGAGTGCAGGAGAACCATGGGTGTTCTTGGGTCTCTTACCCCTCTTTGACCCTCCAAGGCATGACAGTGCTGAGACTATTCGCCGTGCTCTTGACCTCGGTGTTAATGTTAAGATGATCACTGGTGACCAACTTGCCATTGGAATAGAAACCGGTCGCAGACTTGGAATGGGAACCAACATGTACCCTTCATCCTCCCTTCTTGGCCAATGCAAGGATGCATCTATTGCAACAATTCCAATTGATGAGCTCATTGAAAAAGCTGATGGATTTGCTGGAGTCTTCCCTGGTAATGACATTAATTTAAACCGATACCGAGCACTCTAACTCAGAAAAATAAGTGAAGTTTTAAATTGCAGTCATTCACATtgcaaaaacatcaaaaaaattatGTTGGGACCAAATTTGTGGTCACGATTCACAaaccttttttaaaaaacatgAAAATTGGCTAACAAAAACCTTTGACATGTGGCATGCAGAGCACAAGTACGAGATTGTCAAGAGGTTACAGGATAGGAAGCACATTTGTGGTATGACCGGAGATGGTGTAAATGACGCACCAGCATTGAAGAAGGCAGACATTGGTATTGCAGTCGCTGATGCAACTGATGCCGCAAGGAGTGCCTCAGATATTGTCTTGACTGAGCCAGGATTGAGTGTGATCGTGAGTGCTGTGTTGACAAGTAGGGCCATCTTCCAAAGGATGAAGAACTACACAATCTATGCAGTTTCCATCACAATCCGTATCGTTCTTGGGTTCTTGCTCATTGCTCTAATATGGCAATTTGACTTTTCTCCTTTCATGGTTTTGATCATCGCCATTTTGAATGACGGAACCATCATGACCATCTCCAAGGACAGGGTGAAGCCATCTCCTGTTCCTGACTCATGGAAGCTTAAGGAAATCTTCGCCACCGGAGTCGTTCTTGGAACATATATGGCCATCATGAGTGCAGCTTTCTTCTTTATAGTTCATGACACCAATTTCTTCACAGTAAGTAGCTCATGAAAACCCAACACTAAAGGAAACAACTTCGATAACAAAATGAAACTAATAAACATGTTCTCTTTTCAGGAAACTTTCGGTGTCCGCTCAATTGCGGACAGTGAGGAACATCTTAACTCAGCTCTCTACCTCCAAGTGAGTATCATTAGTCAGGCACTTATCTTTGTTACTAGGTCAAGGAGCTGGTCATTTGTCGAGCGTCCCGGTTTGATGCTTCTTGGAGCCTTCATTGCTGCACAATTGGTTAGCTAACATTTCTTTCCATCAAACACTGTTATTTTCT from Vicia villosa cultivar HV-30 ecotype Madison, WI linkage group LG4, Vvil1.0, whole genome shotgun sequence encodes the following:
- the LOC131594775 gene encoding ATPase 8, plasma membrane-type-like is translated as MTSDISFEDLKNENVDLENIPIDEVFQQLKCTKEGLSSEEGEKRLQIFGPNKLEEKTESKLLKFLGFMWNPLSWVMEAAAIMAIVLANGGGKPPDWQDFIGIVVLLVINSTISFIEENNAGNAAAALMAGLAPKTKILRDGKWSEQEAEILVPGDIISIKLGDIVPADARLLEGDPLKIDQSALTGESLPVTRMPGQEVFSGSTCKQGEIEGIVIATGVHTFFGKAAHLVDSTNNVGHFQKVLTSIGNFCICSIGVGMIIELLVMYPIQNRAYRDGIDNLLVLLIGGIPIAMPTVLSVTMAIGSHRLSQQGAITKRMTAIEEMAGMDVLCSDKTGTLTLNKLSVDKNLIEVFPANMDKDSVVLYAARASRIENQDAIDASIVNMLGDPKEARAGITEVHFLPFNPVDKRTAITFIDQNGNWHRSSKGAPEQIIELCELKGETLKRAHKTIDGYAERGLRSLAVGFQTVSEKTKESAGEPWVFLGLLPLFDPPRHDSAETIRRALDLGVNVKMITGDQLAIGIETGRRLGMGTNMYPSSSLLGQCKDASIATIPIDELIEKADGFAGVFPEHKYEIVKRLQDRKHICGMTGDGVNDAPALKKADIGIAVADATDAARSASDIVLTEPGLSVIVSAVLTSRAIFQRMKNYTIYAVSITIRIVLGFLLIALIWQFDFSPFMVLIIAILNDGTIMTISKDRVKPSPVPDSWKLKEIFATGVVLGTYMAIMSAAFFFIVHDTNFFTETFGVRSIADSEEHLNSALYLQVSIISQALIFVTRSRSWSFVERPGLMLLGAFIAAQLVATVIAVYAHWDFARINGVGWEWAGVIWIYSIITYIPLDILKFLIRMGLTGSAWDNMLQNKTAFTTKKDYGKDEREAQWATAQRTMHGLQSHEAPKHGHHHDHSEMAEQAKRRAENARLRELHTLKGHVESVVKLKGLDVETMQQHYTV